The proteins below come from a single Lepidochelys kempii isolate rLepKem1 chromosome 20, rLepKem1.hap2, whole genome shotgun sequence genomic window:
- the TRIR gene encoding telomerase RNA component interacting RNase isoform X2: MAARGGRAAAAPQGPGGVNIFANDGSFLELFKRKMEAEQRGREAPAQGGQEAAAAAGTVGPGEEPVAGAAPGDSGTEQQRPPEGKKRSGSALSFVGKRRGGNKLALKTGVVAKKQKTEEEVLTSKGDAWAKYMAEVKKYKAHQCSDDDKTRPLVK; the protein is encoded by the exons ATGGCGGCCCGAGGGGGACGGGCGGCGGCGGCTCCGCAGGGCCCGGGCGGCGTCAACATCTTCGCCAACGACGGCAGCTTCCTGGAGCTCTTCAAGCGCAAGATGGAGGCGGAGCAGCGGGGGCGGGAGGCGCCGGCCcagggggggcaggaggcagcggCCGCCGCCGGGACGGTGGGgcctggggaggagccggtggcaGGGGCGGCCCCGGGGGACTCCGGGACTGAGCAGCAGCGGCCCccggaggggaagaagaggagcgGGAGCGCGCTCAGCTTC GTGGGCAAGCGGAGAGGTGGCAACAAACTAGCCCTGAAGACAGGAGTGGTAGCAAAGAAGCAAAAGACCGAGGAGGAG gtTTTGACAAGTAAAGGAGATGCCTGGGCCAAATACATGGCAGAAGTGAAAAAATACAAAGCTCACCAGTGTAGCGATGATGACAAAACAAGACCCCTTGTTAAATAG
- the TRIR gene encoding telomerase RNA component interacting RNase isoform X1, with amino-acid sequence MAARGGRAAAAPQGPGGVNIFANDGSFLELFKRKMEAEQRGREAPAQGGQEAAAAAGTVGPGEEPVAGAAPGDSGTEQQRPPEGKKRSGSALSFEASSLSEGNFSTPHMKSFSSSLAVAFLPPSNAWCGQHYPCSCQGSYNGCSLLSLHPGGQAERWQQTSPEDRSGSKEAKDRGGGFDK; translated from the exons ATGGCGGCCCGAGGGGGACGGGCGGCGGCGGCTCCGCAGGGCCCGGGCGGCGTCAACATCTTCGCCAACGACGGCAGCTTCCTGGAGCTCTTCAAGCGCAAGATGGAGGCGGAGCAGCGGGGGCGGGAGGCGCCGGCCcagggggggcaggaggcagcggCCGCCGCCGGGACGGTGGGgcctggggaggagccggtggcaGGGGCGGCCCCGGGGGACTCCGGGACTGAGCAGCAGCGGCCCccggaggggaagaagaggagcgGGAGCGCGCTCAGCTTC GAAGCAAGTTCCCTCTCTGAAGGCAACTTCTCCACCCCCCACATGAAAAGTTTTTCCTCCTCCCTGGCAGTGGCATTTCTTCCTCCCTCCAATGCCTGGTG TGGGCAACATTACCCTTGCAGCTGCCAGGGCTCGTATAACGGTTGCAGTCTTCTGTCCCTTCACCCAGGTGGGCAAGCGGAGAGGTGGCAACAAACTAGCCCTGAAGACAGGAGTGGTAGCAAAGAAGCAAAAGACCGAGGAGGAG gtTTTGACAAGTAA
- the TRIR gene encoding telomerase RNA component interacting RNase isoform X3: MAARGGRAAAAPQGPGGVNIFANDGSFLELFKRKMEAEQRGREAPAQGGQEAAAAAGTVGPGEEPVAGAAPGDSGTEQQRPPEGKKRSGSALSFEASSLSEGNFSTPHMKSFSSSLAVAFLPPSNAWWWASGEVATN, encoded by the exons ATGGCGGCCCGAGGGGGACGGGCGGCGGCGGCTCCGCAGGGCCCGGGCGGCGTCAACATCTTCGCCAACGACGGCAGCTTCCTGGAGCTCTTCAAGCGCAAGATGGAGGCGGAGCAGCGGGGGCGGGAGGCGCCGGCCcagggggggcaggaggcagcggCCGCCGCCGGGACGGTGGGgcctggggaggagccggtggcaGGGGCGGCCCCGGGGGACTCCGGGACTGAGCAGCAGCGGCCCccggaggggaagaagaggagcgGGAGCGCGCTCAGCTTC GAAGCAAGTTCCCTCTCTGAAGGCAACTTCTCCACCCCCCACATGAAAAGTTTTTCCTCCTCCCTGGCAGTGGCATTTCTTCCTCCCTCCAATGCCTGGTG GTGGGCAAGCGGAGAGGTGGCAACAAACTAG
- the LOC140900990 gene encoding RING finger protein 11-like → MGNCLSSQAADDLSLLNDSGDGASLGPGDPPPPPAPPPYQEHEPIPVYHPTPSQTRLATQLTEEEQIRIAQRIGLIQHLPKGIFDPGTEPSEKKVKECVICMLDFVYGDPIRFLPCLHIYHVDCIDDWLMRSFTCPSCMEPVDAALLASYETN, encoded by the exons ATGGGGAACTGCCTCTCCTCGCAGGCGGCCGATGACCTCTCGCTGCTCAACGACTCGGGGGACGGGGCCAGCCTGGGGCCCGGGGACCCgccgccccccccggctccacccccCTACCAG GAACATGAGCCGATCCCAGTGTATCACCCCACGCCGAGCCAGACCCGACTTGCCACACAGCTAACAGAAGAGGAACAGATCCGAATCGCCCAGCGGATCGGGCTGATACAGCACCTGCCCAAAGGGATCTTTGATCCGGGCACGGAACCATcggaaaaaaaagtgaaaga GTGTGTGATCTGCATGCTGGATTTTGTGTACGGAGACCCCATCCGGTTCCTGCCCTGCCTGCATATCTACCACGTGGATTGCATCGACGACTGGCTGATGCGCTCCTTCACCTGTCCCTCCTGCATGGAGCCGGTCGATGCTGCTCTGCTGGCCTCCTACGAGACTAATTGA